The DNA window TTGAGGTCGCCGCTTCCCTCGAGGATGGACTCCTGCATCGCTGCTTCGTAGACGTTGAGGATGAGCCGCGTGACGTCGACGGGATCGATGATGAACTCGAGCCCGACCGACCGAACGGCGTCGTCGAGCCTGGCGGCGAGCTGCGACTGGAAGTTGCGCTGGAACTCGAGGTACGACGAGGCAACGCTCGAGTCGCGCATGGCCAGCAGCCGGAACTCGGACTGCACGAGGCACCACCGCCGGTCGTCGCCCTGCAGCTCGAGGAACTGCATCACGATCTGGCTGAGCGTGCCCTCGGTCACCGCGGCGGCAACGTCGACGCCGGGCAGAATCGAGTCGACGCCCTCCTGCAGGCGCTCGAACCGCAGCCGGTTCTCCCGCTCCGCGAGCGCGAAGAAGAGTTCTTCCTTCGACTCGAAGTTCGAGTAGAAGGCACCCCGCGTGAAATTCGCGCGCTCGGTGATCATTTCCACTGATGCCGCGTGGATCCCGGTTTCGGCGAACACCTCGTAT is part of the Mycetocola zhujimingii genome and encodes:
- a CDS encoding TetR/AcrR family transcriptional regulator; the encoded protein is MSLSVEQSEAQGESTRRRKTRDRLIDAAYEVFAETGIHAASVEMITERANFTRGAFYSNFESKEELFFALAERENRLRFERLQEGVDSILPGVDVAAAVTEGTLSQIVMQFLELQGDDRRWCLVQSEFRLLAMRDSSVASSYLEFQRNFQSQLAARLDDAVRSVGLEFIIDPVDVTRLILNVYEAAMQESILEGSGDLNMARSPIVLGTLPPLIQSLTRAL